In one window of Rhodopseudomonas palustris HaA2 DNA:
- a CDS encoding beta-1,6-glucan synthase — MPLADCLRAGNRRSFWRTEPISFRTPLALLPISLGIIFGVWWWIATPVDLARAPIDPNDKLECVSYAPFRGAQTPLDPTTQIGADQIEQDLTQLAKISKCVRTYSVDNGLEKLPAIAGKVGLKVLQGIWLGNERAKNLAQIAVAVGLAKDYPDVISSLVVGNEVLLRGEMTAGDLAATIRLVKSQVKTPVTYADVWEYWLRHREIYEAVDFVTIHILPYWEDLPIRARNAAAHVDQIRKRVAVAFPAKEILIGETGWPSAGRMREGALPSRTNQARVVSEILGLAKAENFRVNLIEAYDQPWKRDLEGTVGGYWGLIDADNRALKYPAGVPISNFPQWKLSMAAGMALSLVVFATAMLTLRRRPWAPRLAAWLAVGVSATAGGVLLGIAVDKMLVESYGWGRWLQWGLLLASGVLTPILAAHALMVGRAVPTFLELFGPLEQRNRSFLTYALGLSVVVTTLIGAQTALGFTFDPRYRDFPFASLTMAVLPLFLLMLLNRPQQGARPIAEAVFAGVFAVCALYIVFNEGPKNWQSLWTCAVYAMLALTLWRARVVQIPK; from the coding sequence ATGCCCTTGGCAGATTGCCTGCGAGCGGGTAATCGACGGTCATTCTGGAGGACGGAACCCATTTCTTTTCGCACGCCGCTGGCGCTTCTCCCGATTTCTCTCGGCATCATCTTCGGCGTCTGGTGGTGGATCGCCACGCCGGTCGATCTGGCGCGCGCGCCGATCGATCCGAACGACAAGCTCGAATGCGTTTCTTATGCGCCGTTCCGTGGCGCGCAGACGCCGCTCGATCCGACGACGCAGATCGGCGCCGACCAGATCGAGCAGGATCTGACGCAGCTCGCCAAGATATCCAAATGCGTGCGCACTTACTCGGTCGACAACGGCCTCGAAAAACTGCCGGCGATCGCCGGCAAGGTCGGGCTGAAGGTGCTGCAGGGCATCTGGCTCGGCAACGAGCGCGCCAAGAACCTGGCGCAGATCGCCGTCGCCGTCGGTCTCGCCAAGGACTATCCGGATGTCATCAGTTCACTGGTAGTCGGCAACGAAGTGCTGTTGCGCGGCGAGATGACCGCGGGCGATCTCGCCGCGACGATTCGTCTGGTGAAGTCGCAGGTGAAGACGCCCGTGACCTACGCGGATGTCTGGGAATACTGGCTGCGTCATCGCGAGATCTACGAGGCGGTCGATTTCGTCACGATCCACATCCTGCCGTATTGGGAAGACCTGCCGATTCGCGCGCGCAATGCCGCCGCGCACGTCGATCAGATTCGCAAGCGCGTCGCGGTCGCATTCCCGGCCAAGGAAATCCTGATCGGCGAGACCGGCTGGCCGAGCGCGGGACGGATGCGCGAGGGCGCGCTGCCGTCGCGCACCAACCAGGCGCGGGTCGTGTCGGAAATTCTGGGGCTCGCCAAGGCGGAGAACTTTCGCGTCAACCTGATCGAAGCCTACGATCAGCCGTGGAAGCGCGATCTCGAGGGCACGGTCGGTGGTTACTGGGGCCTGATCGACGCCGACAATCGCGCGCTGAAGTACCCGGCAGGTGTGCCGATCAGCAATTTCCCGCAGTGGAAATTGTCGATGGCCGCCGGCATGGCGCTCAGCCTGGTGGTGTTTGCGACCGCGATGCTGACGCTGCGGCGCAGGCCCTGGGCGCCGCGGCTGGCCGCCTGGCTCGCCGTGGGGGTGTCGGCGACAGCGGGCGGCGTGCTGCTCGGCATCGCCGTCGACAAGATGCTGGTGGAGAGCTACGGCTGGGGCCGCTGGCTGCAATGGGGATTGCTGCTGGCGAGCGGCGTGCTGACGCCGATTCTGGCGGCGCATGCGCTGATGGTGGGCCGGGCGGTCCCGACCTTCCTCGAACTGTTCGGCCCGCTGGAGCAGCGCAACCGATCGTTCCTGACCTATGCGCTCGGTTTGTCGGTCGTGGTGACCACGCTGATCGGCGCCCAGACCGCGCTCGGCTTCACCTTCGATCCGCGCTATCGCGATTTCCCGTTCGCGTCGTTGACGATGGCGGTGCTGCCGCTGTTCCTGTTGATGCTGCTGAACCGTCCGCAGCAGGGCGCGCGGCCGATCGCCGAGGCGGTGTTCGCCGGGGTGTTCGCGGTCTGCGCGCTTTACATCGTCTTCAACGAAGGGCCGAAGAACTGGCAGTCGCTGTGGACCTGCGCGGTGTACGCGATGCTGGCGCTTACGCTGTGGCGGGCGCGGGTCGTGCAAATCCCAAAATAA
- the glmU gene encoding bifunctional UDP-N-acetylglucosamine diphosphorylase/glucosamine-1-phosphate N-acetyltransferase GlmU, whose product MTTRTSLTIVLAAGEGTRMRSSLPKVLHPVAGRPLLAHVLAAAPHGEGDKLAVVIGPDHQAVADEARRIRPDAQIYVQTERLGTAHAVLAAKQAVAGGADDLLIAFGDTPLISAETFARLREPLRNGGALVVLGFRAVDPTGYGRLVVEDDRLAAIREQADASPDELKITLCNAGVMAIDGRIALDVLGAIGNANKKGEYYLTDAVGIVRERGLVAGVIETDEDEVRGINTKAQLAEAEAVMQARLRQAAMAAGVTLISPETIHLAADTTFGRDVTIEPFVVIGPGVSIGDGAVIHSFSHIVDTSLGKNTSIGPYARLRPGTSLGDGAKIGNFVETKAAQIDAGAKVNHLTYIGDAHIGPGANIGAGTITCNYDGFNKHKTEIGAGAFVGSNSSLVAPVRIGAGAYIGSGSVITRNVPDDALAVERNDQSVREGWATRFREAKLRAKKPKAG is encoded by the coding sequence ATGACGACGAGAACCAGCCTGACGATCGTACTTGCTGCCGGAGAGGGCACCCGGATGCGATCGTCGCTACCAAAGGTGCTTCACCCGGTGGCCGGCCGCCCGCTGTTGGCTCATGTGCTGGCCGCAGCACCGCATGGCGAAGGCGACAAACTCGCCGTGGTGATTGGCCCCGATCATCAGGCGGTCGCCGACGAGGCCAGACGAATCCGACCCGATGCGCAGATCTACGTGCAGACGGAGCGTCTCGGCACCGCGCACGCCGTACTGGCGGCGAAGCAGGCGGTCGCGGGCGGCGCCGACGATCTGCTGATCGCCTTCGGCGACACCCCGCTGATTTCGGCGGAGACCTTCGCCCGCCTGCGCGAACCGCTGCGCAATGGCGGCGCGCTGGTGGTGCTCGGCTTCCGGGCGGTCGATCCGACCGGTTACGGCCGGCTGGTCGTCGAGGACGATCGATTGGCCGCGATCCGCGAGCAGGCCGATGCCAGCCCGGACGAACTGAAGATCACGCTGTGCAATGCCGGCGTGATGGCGATCGACGGGCGCATCGCGCTCGACGTGCTGGGCGCGATCGGCAACGCCAACAAGAAGGGCGAGTACTATCTGACTGACGCGGTCGGCATCGTGCGCGAACGCGGCCTCGTCGCCGGCGTGATCGAGACCGACGAGGACGAGGTCCGCGGCATCAACACAAAGGCGCAACTCGCCGAGGCCGAAGCGGTGATGCAGGCGCGGCTGCGCCAGGCCGCGATGGCCGCGGGTGTGACGCTGATCTCGCCGGAGACGATTCACCTCGCCGCCGATACCACGTTCGGCCGGGACGTGACGATCGAACCATTCGTGGTGATCGGCCCCGGCGTCAGCATCGGCGACGGTGCGGTGATCCATTCGTTCTCGCACATCGTCGACACCTCGCTCGGCAAGAATACATCGATCGGCCCCTATGCGCGGCTGCGGCCCGGCACGTCGCTCGGCGACGGCGCCAAGATCGGCAATTTCGTCGAGACCAAAGCAGCGCAGATCGATGCCGGCGCCAAGGTCAATCATCTGACCTATATCGGCGACGCGCATATCGGCCCGGGCGCCAATATCGGCGCCGGAACGATCACCTGCAATTACGACGGCTTCAACAAGCACAAGACCGAAATCGGCGCCGGCGCCTTCGTCGGCTCGAACTCGTCGCTGGTCGCGCCGGTCAGGATCGGCGCGGGCGCGTATATCGGTTCGGGATCGGTGATTA
- a CDS encoding SPOR domain-containing protein → MARNSDDLADSFATDESGGWLARFVADEEDLDTRAKWRLASWAAGSLGALVIAILATQTATERKRDQVAAVDLARQSQQIQRVAKESQSEASRLAAAIETLNTDRDRLYSRLGSLEQGLESVTGSIARVQASAKPATGPDKAVATTLPDIPVKDSPAPPIAAVDSRASSPAPPPAQPAVAVVQPPPSPSKRPAAAAAAEAAPASARIEPPEPPAPVAAATPSASAPAPAPPPVQAEAKRADKLTLAAASPTSPLMPSRSMLAPPDAAAGKLLEPQALAPPGTPDAEPDSDSPEETPVIVPRTEFGAELGGSNSVEGLRNLWRRLSKAHPELKEMRPIIMVKENAGGGQLRLVVGPLNDAAAAARLCATLGAAGCETSVFDGQRLPLISTAPPSRAPRKRPPKVTAAPEPPPPPEPPQPAPKPASLTTFLGIR, encoded by the coding sequence ATGGCGAGGAACAGCGATGATCTGGCGGACAGCTTCGCCACCGACGAGTCGGGCGGCTGGCTGGCGCGTTTCGTGGCCGACGAGGAAGACCTCGACACCCGCGCCAAATGGCGGCTGGCATCATGGGCGGCTGGTTCCCTCGGCGCCCTGGTGATCGCGATCCTCGCGACGCAGACGGCCACCGAGCGCAAGCGCGACCAGGTGGCCGCGGTCGATCTGGCGCGACAGTCGCAGCAGATTCAGCGGGTCGCCAAGGAAAGCCAGAGCGAGGCCAGCCGGCTGGCCGCGGCGATCGAAACGCTGAACACCGATCGCGACCGGCTGTATTCGCGGCTCGGCTCGCTCGAGCAGGGATTGGAATCGGTGACCGGCTCGATCGCGCGCGTGCAGGCCTCCGCCAAGCCGGCGACGGGTCCGGACAAAGCGGTCGCCACGACGCTCCCGGATATTCCGGTCAAGGATTCGCCGGCGCCGCCGATCGCCGCGGTCGATTCCAGAGCCAGTTCACCGGCGCCCCCGCCGGCTCAGCCCGCTGTTGCCGTGGTGCAGCCGCCGCCCTCGCCATCGAAACGCCCCGCCGCCGCAGCGGCGGCCGAAGCCGCGCCTGCATCGGCCAGGATCGAACCGCCCGAGCCGCCGGCCCCGGTGGCAGCCGCAACGCCGTCTGCCTCGGCACCGGCGCCGGCGCCGCCTCCCGTTCAGGCGGAAGCCAAGCGGGCCGACAAGTTGACGCTGGCCGCGGCCTCCCCCACTTCCCCCTTGATGCCGTCCCGGTCGATGCTGGCGCCGCCGGATGCCGCCGCCGGCAAGCTGCTCGAGCCGCAGGCGCTCGCCCCACCCGGCACCCCGGACGCCGAGCCGGACTCCGACTCACCGGAAGAGACGCCGGTCATCGTACCCCGGACCGAATTCGGCGCCGAACTGGGTGGATCCAATTCGGTCGAGGGACTGCGCAATCTGTGGCGCCGGTTGTCCAAGGCTCACCCGGAGCTGAAGGAGATGCGGCCGATCATCATGGTCAAGGAAAACGCCGGTGGCGGCCAACTCCGGCTCGTGGTCGGCCCGCTCAATGACGCGGCCGCCGCGGCCAGGCTTTGCGCGACGCTCGGCGCCGCCGGCTGCGAGACATCGGTGTTCGACGGCCAGCGCCTGCCACTGATTTCGACGGCTCCGCCGTCCCGGGCGCCGCGCAAACGCCCGCCCAAAGTCACCGCAGCACCCGAGCCGCCGCCCCCACCGGAGCCGCCGCAGCCCGCGCCGAAGCCGGCATCGCTGACGACGTTTCTCGGCATCCGCTGA